Below is a window of Flavobacterium cyclinae DNA.
AGCATTGTTGTATGTTAATAATTTAGAAACTGAAAAAGCAAAAATTACTTATGCGGAAGCAAGAAAATTAGCTCCAAATGATGAAGAAGTAAAAAAAGATGAGTTTCAATTATATTATAATTTAGGGCTTAGTTTAATAGCTGATGAAGGAAAACTTATAGAAGAAATAAATAATTCTAGAAATAATGTTAATAAATTTAATGAGTTAATGCAAAAAAGAAAAGAAATGTTTTTAAAAGCTATTCCTGAATTTGAGAAAGCTTATTCAATTAACCCATTAGATGTTAATACAAAAAATATTTTAAAATCTGCTTATGAGATAAATGGTCTAGCTGAAAAAGCAAAAACTATTAACTAAATAAAGAGTCCCAATTTAATTTAGACTTTTTTAGAGAACAACTCAAATATATTATTGAATAATGAAAAAATAAATTTTAAGCGCAACTCTATCGTTAACTTTTAGCATCCTTCTCGTCATAAAATAATTAATAGATAATACAATCACCTTTTAGATTAAAAAAATGTGCCATTATAATACTGAAATAATTGCAAGTTTAATAAATGCAGGAGCTACTTTGTTAATAGGTCTTGTTGTTGCTCAGATTTCTCAAAGTTATAACAAAAATTCCTCGAGAATGGAACATGATAGATTATCAAAAGAACTTTTCAAGGAATTCAATGAAAGGTATGATAAAATCAATCATAGTTTAAATAAAATTTCAAAAGAATGTAAAAATCTTAAAGATTTAGAAAAAAATCCAAAACTTGAAAGCAAATTAAATGACTTCTTTAATCTTTGTGCTGAAGAATATTATTGGTATAAGAAGGGGAGAATAGATAAAGATATATGGTCTGCTTGGGAAGATGGAATGAATGATTGGTATAATAATGTTGATGTAATAAGGGAAGCTTGGGAGGCGGAAATTAAAAAAAGAGGCTGTAAATCATACTATATTAACAACAAAAATGATTTTTTCAAAAAGTCTTAAAACTGTATAATAAACTAAAAAATAATAATTAAATTTTTATTATGAATTCTACAAAATTAAAACTAATCATTCTCATTTTTCTTATTAGCTTAAAGTTTTATTCACAAGGAACAGCCTTTGATATTGGATTTAGAAAAGGTTTTAAAGAAACTTGTTACAGTCAAGGCTTTGGTGAATATGAAAATTATGGCGACCCAAAAAAATGCAATAGAGCAATTTCAAATGGTGTTTATGATATTGATTATAGAGAAGGTTATAGATGCGGAACTTTACAGGCTACAGAGTTTATTGAAAAATTAAAAAAAAACAATGAAAATTTAAAAAAAATTAAAGTTTCTGAAAGAGAATCTGTTAATCAAAATACAATTGGTGCCCCAGACCATCTAAATGTAGATATTTATAAGGATGTACAAAATAATGATTATGAATTTAAAAAACCAATTGATTATGGACACCCTGTTTCGTTAGATATATTTAATAACGATATTATAGTACCTCAGAATTATTATAATAAATCAAATAGTGAATTAATTAATGAAACCATTGAAATTAAAAAAAAATCAGAAAAAAATATCTATACAGATGAGTTAATTGACGAAAAAGCTGAATTAAAAAATAGAATTTCAGCTATGGCAATGAATTTAAATAGTACTTCAAAATTTAAAGAAGCTTCGGCATTATTTTATTCTTTATATACTTTAGATCCAAAGCAAGAAGGTAAGGCATTAAAAAATGCTTGTATTTTATCAATTCAAGCAGAAGATTACGTTTTGGCACAAAAATTATTTGAAGAATATACAACAAGTGATTATTTGAATAATGGGGTTACTTATTATGCTGTAAATAAAGCAAGTGGAAGTGAAGAAGAGTTTGATTCTAAAGAACATAGATCACAATATATTTCACTTGGCTCTCATGAAAAACCTAGAGATGTAAAAAATGCTACAAAAAAAGCAGATGCTATAAAAATGTTAGCAATGTTATATGCTCAAAATAAAGATGTAGAAAAAGCAAAAGTTACATATGCAGAAGCTAGAAAATTAGCTCCAAATGATCCAGAATTAAAAACAGGAGAATTTCAATTATATTATAACTCAGGATATGCTTTGTTAGCTGATGAAGAAAAAATTGTAAATGAAATTAATGGTTCTAGAGATAATCCAAAAAAATATGATGAACTTGTAGCAAAAAGAAAAGATATGTTTGCTAAAGCTATTCCTGATTTTGAAAAGGCATATTCA
It encodes the following:
- a CDS encoding tetratricopeptide repeat protein codes for the protein MNSTKLKLIILIFLISLKFYSQGTAFDIGFRKGFKETCYSQGFGEYENYGDPKKCNRAISNGVYDIDYREGYRCGTLQATEFIEKLKKNNENLKKIKVSERESVNQNTIGAPDHLNVDIYKDVQNNDYEFKKPIDYGHPVSLDIFNNDIIVPQNYYNKSNSELINETIEIKKKSEKNIYTDELIDEKAELKNRISAMAMNLNSTSKFKEASALFYSLYTLDPKQEGKALKNACILSIQAEDYVLAQKLFEEYTTSDYLNNGVTYYAVNKASGSEEEFDSKEHRSQYISLGSHEKPRDVKNATKKADAIKMLAMLYAQNKDVEKAKVTYAEARKLAPNDPELKTGEFQLYYNSGYALLADEEKIVNEINGSRDNPKKYDELVAKRKDMFAKAIPDFEKAYSLDSSNESLKTILKMAYEITGQAEKAKTIN